From a region of the Rhinolophus sinicus isolate RSC01 linkage group LG04, ASM3656204v1, whole genome shotgun sequence genome:
- the ING1 gene encoding LOW QUALITY PROTEIN: inhibitor of growth protein 1 (The sequence of the model RefSeq protein was modified relative to this genomic sequence to represent the inferred CDS: deleted 1 base in 1 codon) has translation MLSPANGEQIHLVNYVEDYLDSIESLPFDLQRNVSLMREIDAKYQEILKELDEYYEKFKRETDGTQKRRVLHCIQRALIRSQELDEEKIQIVSQMVELVGNRTKQVDSHMEHFETQQEVNDTTGHRGKASQDKSENKTITQAEKPNNKRSWQQRNNQNQENAANNYGHDDITLGMPKEKKAKNSKGEKCSKAKAEREASPTDLPIVPYEPTYCLCNQVSNGEMIGCDNDECPIEWFHFSCVGLNHKPKGKWYCPKCRGENEKTMDKALEKSKKERAYNR, from the exons ATGTTGAGCCCTGCCAACGGGGAGCAGATCCACCTGGTGAACTATGTGGAAGACTACCTGGACTCCATCGAGTCTCTGCCTTTCGACCTACAGAGAAACGTCTCGCTAATGCGGGAGATCGACGCGAAATACCAAG aaATCCTGAAGGAACTGGATGAGTATTACGAGAAATTTAAACGTGAGACGGATGGCACCCAGAAGAGGAGAGTGTTGCACTGCATTCAGAGAGCCCTGATTCGGAGCCAGGAGCTGGATGAGGAGAAGATCCAGATTGTGAGTCAGATGGTGGAGCTGGTGGGGAACAGGACCAAGCAGGTAGACAGTCACATGGAGCACTTTGAGACCCAGCAAGAAGTCAATGACACCACTGGCCACAGAGGCAAAGCCAGCCAGGATAAGTCTGAGAACAAGACAATCACGCAGGCAGAAAAGCCCAACAACAAGAGGTCCTGGCAACAGCGCAACAATCAG AATCAGGAGAACGCAGCTAATAATTATGGCCATGATGACATCACTTTAGGAATGCctaaggagaagaaagcaaagaactCCAAGGGGGAGAAATGCTCCAAGGCCAAAGCAGAGAGGGAAGCATCCCCCACAGACCTTCCCATTGTCCCATACGAACCAACATACTGTCTGTGCAATCAGGTCTCCAATGGAGAAATGATCGGCTGTGACAATGATGAGTGCCCAATCGAGTGGTTCCACTTCTCCTGTGTAGGACTGAATCATAAACCAAAGGGCAAATGGTACTGTCCCAAATGTCGAGGGGAGAATGAGAAAACCATGGACAAAGCCCTGGAGAAATCCAAAAAGGAGAGGGCTTATAACAGGTAG